In Sphaeramia orbicularis chromosome 14, fSphaOr1.1, whole genome shotgun sequence, the following are encoded in one genomic region:
- the epd gene encoding LOW QUALITY PROTEIN: ependymin (The sequence of the model RefSeq protein was modified relative to this genomic sequence to represent the inferred CDS: inserted 3 bases in 3 codons) — MYGAVTLFIFMCLAATTNADHHQHCHSPNITGLMTVMSLKGEIKAYGAITYDSTANKLRXRSNESLPTNHSLGLDLLMFFLEGDIYEIDSKNQXCVKKSLQSTAHPLDIPDDAKYYGTVTAGSRTIEGEGIKIXVWMGTMSDGKVHYSMSVTMGCLPMTTFYFTEPTSFLFSLVEVEHEIKDPDLLVVPSFCENQPLEETPEGTVNSFLNEFV; from the exons ATGTATGGAGCTGTTACACTCTTCATCTTCATGTGCTTGGCCGCCACCACCAATGCAGACCACCACCAGCACTGTC ATTCACCCAACATTACAGGATTGATGACTGTG ATGTCCCTAAAGGGTGAAATTAAAGCATATGGTGCCATCACTTATGATTCAACAGCCAACAAACTCC TCAGATCAAATGAAAGCTTACCGACAAACCATTCACTCGGTTTGGATCTCCTGATGTTTTT TCTGGAAGGGGATATCTATGAGATTGACAGCAAAAACC AGTGTGTGAAAAAATCCTTGCAATCAACAGCACACCCTCTGGACATTCCTGATGATGCCAAATATTATGGCACGGTAACTGCTGGGAGCCGAACTATTGAAGGGGAAGGAATAAAAA AAGTATGGATGGGAACAATGTCAGACGGGAAAG tcCATTACTCTATGTCTGTAACTATGGGATGTTTGCCTATGACCACATTCTACTTCACTGAGCCCACTTCATTCTTGTTCAG CCTCGTGGAAGTTGAACATGAGATCAAGGACCCGGATCTCCTCGTCGTACCCTCCTTCTGTGAGAACCAGCCTTTGGAGGAGACGCCTGAAGGGACAGTAAACAGTTTCCTCAATGAGTTCGTGTAG